The genomic region CCGGCACGAGTTCGAACATTACATCGAACACAAGAAAAGCCTGGTCGGCGGCGGCCATTAATCCGAACATTCAAAACTGAGACGGTAGCACGATGGTAAACATCGAAATTGACGGCAAGAAACTGACGGTCGAACCCGGCTCGATGGTGATCGAGGCGGCGGACGCGGCGGGCATTTATATTCCGCGTTTCTGCTATCACAAGAAATTATCGGTCGCGGCCAATTGCCGTATGTGCCTGGTGGATGTCGCGAAAGCGCCGAAAGCCTTGCCGGCCTGCGCGACACCAGTCAACGAAGGCATGGTCATCCAGACCAAATCGAAAAAAGCGCTGGACGCGCAAAAATCGGTCATGGAATTTCTGCTGATCAACCACCCGCTGGATTGCCCAATTTGCGATCAGGGCGGCGAGTGTGAGCTGCAGGATCTGGCCATGGGTTATGGCGGCGATGTTTCGCAGTACGTCGAAGGCAAGCGCGTGGTGGCCGATAAAGACATCGGCCCGTTGATCGCCACCGAAATGACCCGTTGCATTCACTGCACCCGCTGCGTGCGTTTCGGCACCGAAGTCGCCGGCATGCGTGAACTCGGCGCCACCGGTCGTGGCGAGCACATGACCATCGGTACCTTCATTGAAAAAAGCGTTGATTCAGAAGTTTCCGGCAACGTCATCGATTTGTGCCCGGTCGGCGCGCTGACCGCGAAACCTTCGCGTTTTACCGCTCGTGCTTGGGAACTGCAATCGCGTCCATCGATTGCTCCGCATGATTGCTTAGGTTCGAACATCGATGTTCACTACCGTCGCAATGAAGTCATGCGTGTCGTACCGCGCGAGAACGAAGCGATCAACGAAGTCTGGATTTCCGATCGCGATCGCTACAGCTACGAAGCGCTGAACAAAGCCGAGCGTCTGCTGAACCCGAAAGTCAAACGCGATGGAGTCTGGCAGAATGTGTCCTGGCAGGACGCGCTGGAACTGACCGCGACCAATCTGAAGCGGGCAGGTCAGGGCGTTGCCGCCTTGACCTCGGCCAGCAACACCACCGAAGAGCTTTTCCTGTTGCAAAAAGTCGTGCGCGGTCTCGGCTCGAACAATATCGATTTCCGTCTGCGTCAGAGCGATTTTTCTGCCGACGCACAAGCGGCGTTGATGCCGCAGCTGGGATTGTCGATTGCTGAACTGGAAAATCTCGACGCGACTTTGCTGATCGGTTCCAACCTGCGTCAGGAACAACCGATCGCCGCCGTGCGTTTACGCAAAGCAACACGTGATGGCGTTGTCATGTCCTTGTCGACGGTTGATGTCGAATGGACTTTCCGCGTTGCTCCGGATGTCGTCGATGCCGATTTGCTGGCTCAGGTCGCCGGTGTCGCGAAAGCGCTGGTTGATGCCAAAGGTTCAGACGCCGCTGAATTTTCTGCGGCCGTTGCTTCAGTCAACGCCAACGATTCGCACAATGCGATTGCCGAGCAATTGCTGAAAGCGGAAAAGAAAGCGGTGATTCTCGGCGCCATTGCCATCGAGCATCCGCATTTCGCCAGTATCGATTCGCTGGTGCAAATCATTGGTAAATTGTCTGGCGCTTCGGTCGGCATGCTGACGCCTGGCGCCAACGCGGCCGGCGCATGGCTCGCCGGTGCTGTGCCGCATCGCCGCGAGGCCGGTCACGCGGTCAATAACGCGGGGTTGAATGCCCAGCAAATGTTGGCCAGCTCCCAGAAAGCCTATGTGCTGATGAACGTCGAACCAGAGCTCGATTCGGTTCTCGGTGAAGCGGCGCTGGAAGCCGTCAAAGGTGCCGAATTTATCGTCGCGCTGACACCGTTTGCCGATGGCAAAGTCAGTGAGTACGCCGATGTGTTGTTGCCGATTGGCGCGTTCACCGAAACCTCCGGCAGTTATGTCAATGCCGAAGGCACGTTCCAGAGTTTTGCCGCTGTCGTGCCCGCCAAGGGCGAAGCGCGTCCGGGTTGGAAAGTGCTACGTGTTCTCGGCAACCTGCTGAACCTGAAGGGCTTTGATTACGTGTCGTCGGAAGATGTGCTGGCGGAACTGCAACAGGCATTGAAAGCGCCGGGTGCCAGCGACGCGAAATGGATTGCGCCGAAGCAGCTTGCCGGTGGCAAAGCGGTGACGTCACAGAACATGTACGCGATTGACGCGCTGGTGCGTCGCGCCCCGAGTTTGCAGCAAACGACGCAGGCGCGTCGCGGTCAGGGAGCCTAAACCATGTGGGTGGATTATCTGATTGAGGGCGCCTGGATACTCGCGAAAATTATCGCGATTGTGTTGCCGTTGATCCTCGGTGTTGCGTATGCCACTTACGCTGAGCGCAAAGTGATTGGTTACATGCAGTTGCGTATCGGTCCGAACCGGGTCGGGCCGCTTGGTTTGTTCCAGCCGTTCGCCGACGTGATCAAGCTGCTGACCAAGGAAATCATCACGCCGACGCTGTCGAACCGTGGTTTGTTTATCGCGGCGCCGATCATCTGCTTTGCGCCGAGCTTGGTTGCCTGGGCCGTGGTGCCGTTTGAAGCCGGTGTCGTGCTCGCCGATGTCAACGCCGGTTTGCTGTTCCTACTGGCGATGACCAGCTTGGGCGTTTACGGCATCATCATCGCCGGTTGGGCCTCGAACTCGAAATATGCCTTCCTAGGTGGCCTGCGTTCGGCGGCGCAAATCGTTTCCTACGAAATCGCCATGGGCTTCACGCTGGTAGGCGTGTTGATGGTTGCCGGCACGATGAACATCGGTGACATCGTCGCCAAACAAGCCGGTGGTGTGCATCAATGGTTTGTTTGGCCGTTGCTGCCGTTGGCGGTCATTTACTGGATTTGTGGTGTTGCCGAAACCAACCGGGCGCCGTTCGACTTGCCGGAAGGTGAATCGGAAATCGTTGCCGGTTTCCACGTTGAATACGCGGGCTCGACGTTCGCGGTGTTCTTCCTGGCCGAATACGCCAACATGATTTTGATTAGCTTCCTGACCGCGCTGTTGTTCTTCGGCGGTTGGTACAGCCCACTGCCGGAATCAGTACCGCTTATCGGTGCCTCCGGTACGCACTGGTTATTCATCAAAGCCTTCCTGTTCCTGTGCGGTATGTTCTGGCTGCGTGCCACGTTCCCGCGCTTCCGCTACGACCAGGTCATGCGCCTTGGTTGGAAAATTTTCATTCCGGTAACGCTGGTGTGGGTGATGTTGGTCGCCGCGCTGGTGAAACTCGGCTGGGTAGGTTAAGGCTGAGGATGCTTTCATGATTCAAACCGTTAAACAAGTGCTGAAGTCCTACACGCTGGCTGAACTGCGTTCCGGCCTGATGGTGACCTTCCGCCATATGTTCGCGCAGAAAATCACCGTTCAATATCCGGAAGAAAAAACCCCGCAGTCACCGCGTTTCCGCGGTCTGCATGCGCTACGCCGTTATCCGAATGGTGAAGAGCGCTGCATTGCCTGCAAACTCTGCGAAGCGGTCTGCCCGGCGCTGGCCATAACCATCGAAGCCGGTCCGCGCCAGAACGACGGCACCCGTCGCACCACGCGCTACGAAATCGATCTGTTCAAATGCATTTTCTGCGGCTTCTGTGAAGAAAGCTGCCCGGTCGATTCGATCGTCGAAACGCGCGTGTTCGATTACCACTTTGAAAAGCGTGGCGAACAAATCATGACCAAAGCGAAATTGCTCGCCATTGGTGACAAGTACGAAGCGCAGATTGCCGCCGATCGCGCCGTTGACGCGCCGTATCGCTAAGGAACCGCCATGGATTTGAAAACCCTTGTGTTCTACCTGTTCGCCGCGTTGCTGCTGTTGTCGGCAACGATGGTGATCACCGTGCGCAACCCGGTTCGCGCCGTGTTGTCGCTGGTGCTGACCTTTTTCTGTGCCGCCGTGTTGTGGCTGCTGACCACCGCCGAGTTTCTGGCGATTGCACTGGTGCTGGTTTACGTCGGCGCCGTCATGGTCTTGTTCCTGTTCGTCGTCATGATGCTCGATGTCGAGTTTGCTGCGGTCAAGCAGGGCTTTATCCGTTACCTGCCGGTCGGATTGACGGCAGCCGCGATTGTCGGTGTGTTGATTTGGCGCTTGGTTAGCGAAGGCGCGTTTGCTCCGGCTGGCGAAGCGGTGGCCAGTGACAAGAGCAATATCGAAGTGCTCGGCGTGCTGCTTTACACCGAATATTTCTACGCGTTTGAACTCGCCGCACTTGTATTGCTGGTGGCATTGATCGCTGCCGTTGCGCTGACCTTCCGTGGTACCCGGATGCGCAAGATTCAGGACGTCGGCCGTCAGGTCGCGGTCAGCAAAGAAGAACGTCTGCGGGTGGTCAAAGTCGAGCCGGTCAAACGCGCTCCGGCCGCTGCTGCCAATGCAGAAGGGGAAAAAGCATGATCGGCTTGCACCATTATTTGGCGGTCAGCACCGCGCTGTTCGCGATTTCCGTTGCCGGCATCATTTTGAACCGGAAAAACGTCATCACCTTGTTGATGTGCATTGAGCTGCTATTGCTCGCGGTCAACACCAATTTCATCGCCTTCTCGCAACATTTGGGCGATGCGGCCGGCCAGATTTTCGTGTTCTTTATTCTGACCGTGGCTGCCGCCGAAGCGGCGATTGGTCTGGCGATTCTGGTCGTGCTGTTCCGTAACCGTCGCACCATCGACGTAGAAGATCTCGACGAGTTGAAGGGGTAAGAGGCGACATGGAAAACATTTATCTTGCCGTCGTTCTGGCTCCGCTGCTCGGCGCCATTATTGCGGGGTTGATGGGCAAACAAGTCGGTCGCGCCGGCGCCCATTGGGTGACCATTCTCGGTGTGGCCGTATCGGCGGTGTTGTCCGCATATGTGTTTTATCAGCACGGCATCAACGGCCTGCCGGCGTATAACGCCAGTGTTTACGAATGGGCCACCATTGGCGGTTTACGTCTCGAAGTCGGTTTCCTCGTCGATAACCTGACCGCGATGATGATGGTCGTGGTCACCTTCGTCAGCTTGATGGTGCACATCTACACGATCGGTTACATGGAAGAAGATCCGGGTTACCAGCGCTTCTTCTCGTACATCTCGCTGTTCACGTTCTCGATGCTGATGCTGGTCATGGCCAACAACTTCCTGCAACTGTTCTTCGGTTGGGAAGCGGTCGGTCTGGTCTCGTACCTGTTGATCGGATTCTGGTTCAAGAAGCCGACGGCGATTTTCGCCAATATGAAAGCCTTTTTGGTCAACCGCGTTGGTGACTTCGGCTTCCTGATCGGTATCGCCGCCGTGTTGTATTTCTTCGGTTCGATGGATTACGCCACGGTGTTTGCCGCCGCGCCCGAATGGGCGACGCAGAATCTGACCGTGCAGATCACTGACACCACTTACTGGTCTGGCATTACCGTCATTTGCATTGGCCTGTTTATCGGCGCGATGGGTAAATCGGCGCAGGTGCCACTGCACGTCTGGCTGCCGGACTCGATGGAAGGCCCGACACCAATCTCCGCACTGATTCACGCCGCAACGATGGTTACCGCTGGTGTGTTCATGGTCGCGCGTATGTCGCCGCTGTTTGAACTCTCCGAAACCGCGTTGTCGTTCGTCATCGTCATCGGCGCCACGACCGCGTTGTTCATGGGCTTTATCGGTGTCGTGCAAAACGACATCAAGCGCGTCGTTGCTTATTCAACACTGTCGCAGCTTGGTTACATGGTCACCGCATTGGGCGCCTCCGCGTACGCTGCCGGTGTATTCCATTTGATGACGCACGCGTTCTTCAAGGCGCTGCTGTTCCTGGCGGCCGGCTCGGTGATCATCGGCATGCACCACGAACAGGACATCCGCAAAATGGGTGGTCTGTGGAAGTACATGAAGATTACCTGGATTGTGTCGTTGGTCGGTTCGCTGGCGCTGATTGGCACGCCGTTCTTCAGCGGTTACTACTCGAAAGACGCAATTATCGAAGCGGTTCATGCATCGCAAATTGCCGGCTCGACTTACGCCTATTACTGCGTACTCGCTGGCGTATTCGTTACCGCGCTATACAGCTTCCGGATGTTCTTCCTGGTGTTCCATACCAAAGAGCGTTTCCACGACAATCATCACGATCACCACGGTCATGATGACGATCATGACGATGCACATGGTCATCACGGTGGCACACCGCATGAGTCACCGTTGGTTGTTACGCTGCCGCTGATCGCGTTGGCGATTCCGTCGCTGGTTGTTGCCTGGTGGTGGGCCGAGCCGATGCTGTTTGGTTCCTTCTTCGATGGCGTCATTTACGTCAAACCGGAACACGCGACGCTGACTGAACTCGGTTCGCACTGGCATGGTTGGGTCGCGTTTGCGTTGCACTCGGTACAAACGATTCCGTTCTGGCTGGCCGCTGCTGGCGTGTTCACCGCCTGGTTTGTCTGGGTGAAAAAGCCGAGCATCGCCGATGCGTTCCAGAACAAACTGGCGTTCCTGCACAAGCTGCTCGACAACAAGTATTACTTCGACGATTTCAATCAGGCGACGTTCGCCAATGGTTCGGTACGTCTCGGTAATCGTTTGTGGAAACACGGTGATGCCCAGCTGATCGATGGCGTCATGGTCAATGGTTCCGCCAATCTGGTCGGTCGCATTGCCGCGCAACTGCGCAAAATGCAGAGCGGTTATCTTTATCACTATGCCTTCGCGATGCTCATTGGCCTCTTGGTCATGATCTCCTGGCTCTACTTTTTAATTTAAGCTCGGGAAGTGACAAACGATGAATAATTTTCCCTTGCTCAGTCTGTTGGTCTGGTTGCCGATGGCCGGTGGTCTGGCCGTGCTGTTGTTTGGTGGCAAAAGTCCGGCGCGAGCGAAATGGTTGAGCCTGCTGACAGCGTTGGCAACACTGGTCGCCTGCGCACCGTTGTACAGCAACTTCGATATGACCACGGCCGATCTGCAGTTCGTCGAACGCGCCGTCTGGTTCCAGTTTGAAACGCTGAAAATCGAATACGCACTTGGCGTCGACGGTTTTGCGATGCCGCTGATTCTCCTGACCTGCTTCACGACCGTGTTGGTCGTCGCCGCCGGTTGGGAAGTGATCGAAAACCGCGTATCGCATTACATGGCTGCGTTTCTGTTCATGACCGGTTTGATGAACGGTGTGTTCGCTGCCATGGATGCGATGCTGTTCTATGTATTCTGGGAAGCGATGCTGGTGCCGATGTTCTTGATCATCGGTATCTGGGGTGGCCCGAACCGCGTTTACGCAACGATCAAATTCTTCCTGTACACCTTCTTCGGTTCGGTGTTCATGCTGGTCGCGCTGATTTACATGGGTCTTGAAGCCAACAGCTTCATGATCAGCGATCTGCACAGCCTGCCGCTGGAAATGAATCCGCAGCACTGGATTTTCGCCGCGTTCCTGATCGCTTTCGCGGTCAAGGTGCCGATGTTCCCAGTGCACACCTGGTTGCCGGATGCCCACGTTGAAGCGCCCACCGGTGGTTCTGTCGTGCTGGCCGCGATCATGTTGAAAATGGGTACCTACGGTTTTATCCGCTTCAGTCTGCCGATTGCCCCGGATGCTTCGGCTGCCTGGGCTGATTTCATGATTGCCATCAGCCTTGTTGCCGTTGTTTACATCGGCTTTGTCGCGCTGGTGCAGAAAGACATGAAGAAGCTGATCGCTTATTCGTCCATCGCGCACATGGGTTTTGTCACGCTCGGCTTTTTCATCGCGTTCGCGTTGCGGGAAAATGGCGACCAAATGCAAGCCGCACTCGGCGTGCAAGGCGGTCTGGTGCAAATGATTTCGCACGGTTTTATTTCCGGCGCGATGTTCTTGTGTATCGGCGTGCTTTACGACCGCGTACACAGCCGAATGATCGCCGATTACGGCGGTGTCGCGAACACCATGCCGAAGTTTGCTGCGTTCATGATGCTGTTCACGATGGCCAATGCTGGTCTGCCTGGCACCTCCGGTTTTGTCGGTGAGTTCATGGTCATTCTGGCCTCGTTCAGCGCCAACTTCTGGTACGCGTTCCTGGCCGCGACGACCTTGATTCTCGGTGCCGCTTACAGCCTGTGGATGTACAAGCGCGTCATTTTCGGTGAAGTCGCCAACAGTCATGTTGCCGAGTTGAATGACATCAACGCTCGCGAACAATTGATTCTGGCGATTCTCGCCATCGCGGTACTGGCCCTGGGTCTGTATCCGAAAATGCTGACCGACATCATGGAGCCGTCAGTACAGCACTTGTTGAACTGTGGCCTGCAATCGAAGCTGGGCGCCATCGGAGTGTGCCAATAATGTTTGAGACACCCAATCTTTACCTGATGTCGGCCGAGATCTTCCTGGTCATCGCCACCTGCTTGGTGATGCTGGTCGATTTGTTCTTTGCTGGTGCCGAACGCAAGAACACTTACGCGGCAGCGATGTTGTCGCTGGCGGGCACCCTGCTGGTCACGCTGCAGTTGTACGAAGTGCCGGAAGCGATTCTGTACAGCGGCCACTACGTGCACGACCAACTCGCGATCATCCTGAAAGTGGCGATTTACATCGTCAGCATGATCGCGCTGATGTACGCCCGCACCTATATCGCTGAGCGTCAATTCCTGCGCGGTGAATATTATTTGCTGACACTGTTCGCCGTGCTCGGTGCCAACGTGCTGGTCGCCGCCGGTTCGATGCTGACGATTTATCTTGGTCTGGAACTGATGTCACTGTCGCTTTACGCGATGGTCGCGATGCAGCGCGACAGTCACAGCGCACCAGAAGCGGCGATGAAATACTTCGTCATGGGCGCGCTGGCTTCCGGTTTCCTGCTCTGGGGCATGAGCTTGCTGTATGGTGTCACCGGCAGCTTGCAATTGGATCAGATCGCGCAACTGCCAAGCAGTGCTGATCAGTTAATCATCTATCGCTTCGCGATGATTTTCATTGTTGCTGCCATTGCCTTCAAGCTCGGTGCTGTGCCGTTCCATATGTGGATTCCGGATATTTACCACGGTGCTCCAACGTCGGTCGTCGCGTTCCTCGGTAGCGCGCCGAAAATCGCCGCGTTCGGCATGATCATCCGCTTGCTGACCGAAGCGATGCCGGGCATCTCTGCCGACTGGACTGCGATGCTGGTGATGCTGGCCGTGTTGAGTTTGGCGATCGGTAATATCGGCGCCATCATGCAAAGCAACCTGAAGCGTCTGCTCGCATATTCAGCGATTGCGCACATGGGTTACTTCGTGATCGGCCTGACCACCGGTAACAACGAAGGCTTTGCCGCTTCGATGTTCTACATGCTGGTCTATGCGCTGATGACGCTGGGCGGTTTCGGCATGATTCTGTTCCTGTCGCGCGCCGGTTTCGAAAGCGATGAAATTTCCCATTTCAAAGGCCTGTGGCAGCGCAGCCCATGGCACGCGCTGCTGATGATGTTCATCCTGATGTCGATGGCCGGTATTCCGCCGTTTGTTGGCTTCTGGCCGAAGTTGCAAATCTTTATGGCGGCCGTGAATTCGGGCCAAGTGGGTCTCGCCATTTACGCTGCCGTGATGTCGCTGATTGGCGCCTACTACTACCTGAAAGTCGTCAAGGTCATGTTCTTCGATACTGCCGAAGATATGACACCAATCAAAGCGAGTACATCGCTGCAACTAGCGATCAGCGCCAACGGCCTCGCGATGCTGGTGCTGGGATTGTTCCCCAGCGTCATTCTCGCTTGGTGTTTGCAGGCCTTCGCCTGATATCGCGAGATAGCGACACAAAAAGCCACCGCAAGGTGGCTTTTTCGTTTCCGGTAGGTGCCGAATTTATTCGCATAACATCGCCACGATACGGCGGTCATTGTGCGAATGAATTCGCACCTACTCTGAATGATCCAGGCTCCCTAGCAATGATGCCTGCTGACTTACCAAGATAGGCAATTCATCGGTTTCTGGTTACCATCAGCGGATACGCTTTGGGGTGCTCGTATGGATAAATGGGAACGCTTTCGCCAGCTGCAAAAGATTCTTGAGGCGCGGCGCCATCCGGTGCCGTTGAAAACGCTGTCAGAGTTGATGGAATGCGATCCATCGACGATCAAGCGTTTGATCAAGGATATGCGGGAAAAGCACGATGCGCCGGTGGCGTCATCGAAAGCCGGTTATGCCTGGCGGCCGCGCCCTGGTCAGGTGTTCGAGTTGCCGGGCACCTGGCTTGGTCAGGAAGAGTTGCTGGCGCTGATGGTGCTTGATCAGGCGCTGTCCGGCATGGGTAGCCGGGTCATGGAAAAAGAATTCGCCGCGCTGCGTAAAAAAGTGCGCGAGTTGCTGCAAAAAGACGCCGTCGACGGCGAAGATTTCATCAAGCGACTGCGCGTCGTCAGCAGTCGTCAGCGTCAGGCTGAGTTTCCGTTTTTCACCCAAATTGTCATCGCCTTGCAACAGCGTTTGCAGTTGCGGTTTCAGTACCTGACCCGTTCCCGCAATGTGCAAGAAGTGCGCACCGTCTCGCCGCAACGCTTGGTGCTCTACCGCGACAACTGGTATCTCGATGCCTGGTGTCATGATCGCAAGGCCTTGCGCACGTTTGCCCTGGACGCCATATCAGCTTGCGATCCGCTGCCGGAATCATGCCAAGACATCGACGATAAAACGCTCGATGCCCATTACGGCGGTTCATACGGCATTTTCAGTGGCGAGCCCACCGGCATTGCCGAAGTTCGCTTTAGCAGCGATGCAGCGCGCTGGGTGCGCTCGGAGAGCTGGCATCCTGAGCAGCAAATGGTTGAGCAGGAAGATGGTTCCTTGTTGCTGCGCATTCCTTATTCGCAGTCCACCGAGTTGTTGCGCGATGTATTGGCGTGGGGAAAGGATGCAGTCATCGTAGGACCACCATCGT from Permianibacter aggregans harbors:
- the nuoK gene encoding NADH-quinone oxidoreductase subunit NuoK, with translation MIGLHHYLAVSTALFAISVAGIILNRKNVITLLMCIELLLLAVNTNFIAFSQHLGDAAGQIFVFFILTVAAAEAAIGLAILVVLFRNRRTIDVEDLDELKG
- a CDS encoding NADH-quinone oxidoreductase subunit M, with amino-acid sequence MNNFPLLSLLVWLPMAGGLAVLLFGGKSPARAKWLSLLTALATLVACAPLYSNFDMTTADLQFVERAVWFQFETLKIEYALGVDGFAMPLILLTCFTTVLVVAAGWEVIENRVSHYMAAFLFMTGLMNGVFAAMDAMLFYVFWEAMLVPMFLIIGIWGGPNRVYATIKFFLYTFFGSVFMLVALIYMGLEANSFMISDLHSLPLEMNPQHWIFAAFLIAFAVKVPMFPVHTWLPDAHVEAPTGGSVVLAAIMLKMGTYGFIRFSLPIAPDASAAWADFMIAISLVAVVYIGFVALVQKDMKKLIAYSSIAHMGFVTLGFFIAFALRENGDQMQAALGVQGGLVQMISHGFISGAMFLCIGVLYDRVHSRMIADYGGVANTMPKFAAFMMLFTMANAGLPGTSGFVGEFMVILASFSANFWYAFLAATTLILGAAYSLWMYKRVIFGEVANSHVAELNDINAREQLILAILAIAVLALGLYPKMLTDIMEPSVQHLLNCGLQSKLGAIGVCQ
- the nuoG gene encoding NADH-quinone oxidoreductase subunit NuoG, producing MVNIEIDGKKLTVEPGSMVIEAADAAGIYIPRFCYHKKLSVAANCRMCLVDVAKAPKALPACATPVNEGMVIQTKSKKALDAQKSVMEFLLINHPLDCPICDQGGECELQDLAMGYGGDVSQYVEGKRVVADKDIGPLIATEMTRCIHCTRCVRFGTEVAGMRELGATGRGEHMTIGTFIEKSVDSEVSGNVIDLCPVGALTAKPSRFTARAWELQSRPSIAPHDCLGSNIDVHYRRNEVMRVVPRENEAINEVWISDRDRYSYEALNKAERLLNPKVKRDGVWQNVSWQDALELTATNLKRAGQGVAALTSASNTTEELFLLQKVVRGLGSNNIDFRLRQSDFSADAQAALMPQLGLSIAELENLDATLLIGSNLRQEQPIAAVRLRKATRDGVVMSLSTVDVEWTFRVAPDVVDADLLAQVAGVAKALVDAKGSDAAEFSAAVASVNANDSHNAIAEQLLKAEKKAVILGAIAIEHPHFASIDSLVQIIGKLSGASVGMLTPGANAAGAWLAGAVPHRREAGHAVNNAGLNAQQMLASSQKAYVLMNVEPELDSVLGEAALEAVKGAEFIVALTPFADGKVSEYADVLLPIGAFTETSGSYVNAEGTFQSFAAVVPAKGEARPGWKVLRVLGNLLNLKGFDYVSSEDVLAELQQALKAPGASDAKWIAPKQLAGGKAVTSQNMYAIDALVRRAPSLQQTTQARRGQGA
- the nuoL gene encoding NADH-quinone oxidoreductase subunit L gives rise to the protein MENIYLAVVLAPLLGAIIAGLMGKQVGRAGAHWVTILGVAVSAVLSAYVFYQHGINGLPAYNASVYEWATIGGLRLEVGFLVDNLTAMMMVVVTFVSLMVHIYTIGYMEEDPGYQRFFSYISLFTFSMLMLVMANNFLQLFFGWEAVGLVSYLLIGFWFKKPTAIFANMKAFLVNRVGDFGFLIGIAAVLYFFGSMDYATVFAAAPEWATQNLTVQITDTTYWSGITVICIGLFIGAMGKSAQVPLHVWLPDSMEGPTPISALIHAATMVTAGVFMVARMSPLFELSETALSFVIVIGATTALFMGFIGVVQNDIKRVVAYSTLSQLGYMVTALGASAYAAGVFHLMTHAFFKALLFLAAGSVIIGMHHEQDIRKMGGLWKYMKITWIVSLVGSLALIGTPFFSGYYSKDAIIEAVHASQIAGSTYAYYCVLAGVFVTALYSFRMFFLVFHTKERFHDNHHDHHGHDDDHDDAHGHHGGTPHESPLVVTLPLIALAIPSLVVAWWWAEPMLFGSFFDGVIYVKPEHATLTELGSHWHGWVAFALHSVQTIPFWLAAAGVFTAWFVWVKKPSIADAFQNKLAFLHKLLDNKYYFDDFNQATFANGSVRLGNRLWKHGDAQLIDGVMVNGSANLVGRIAAQLRKMQSGYLYHYAFAMLIGLLVMISWLYFLI
- the nuoN gene encoding NADH-quinone oxidoreductase subunit NuoN, yielding MFETPNLYLMSAEIFLVIATCLVMLVDLFFAGAERKNTYAAAMLSLAGTLLVTLQLYEVPEAILYSGHYVHDQLAIILKVAIYIVSMIALMYARTYIAERQFLRGEYYLLTLFAVLGANVLVAAGSMLTIYLGLELMSLSLYAMVAMQRDSHSAPEAAMKYFVMGALASGFLLWGMSLLYGVTGSLQLDQIAQLPSSADQLIIYRFAMIFIVAAIAFKLGAVPFHMWIPDIYHGAPTSVVAFLGSAPKIAAFGMIIRLLTEAMPGISADWTAMLVMLAVLSLAIGNIGAIMQSNLKRLLAYSAIAHMGYFVIGLTTGNNEGFAASMFYMLVYALMTLGGFGMILFLSRAGFESDEISHFKGLWQRSPWHALLMMFILMSMAGIPPFVGFWPKLQIFMAAVNSGQVGLAIYAAVMSLIGAYYYLKVVKVMFFDTAEDMTPIKASTSLQLAISANGLAMLVLGLFPSVILAWCLQAFA
- the nuoI gene encoding NADH-quinone oxidoreductase subunit NuoI, whose protein sequence is MIQTVKQVLKSYTLAELRSGLMVTFRHMFAQKITVQYPEEKTPQSPRFRGLHALRRYPNGEERCIACKLCEAVCPALAITIEAGPRQNDGTRRTTRYEIDLFKCIFCGFCEESCPVDSIVETRVFDYHFEKRGEQIMTKAKLLAIGDKYEAQIAADRAVDAPYR
- a CDS encoding NADH-quinone oxidoreductase subunit J; translation: MDLKTLVFYLFAALLLLSATMVITVRNPVRAVLSLVLTFFCAAVLWLLTTAEFLAIALVLVYVGAVMVLFLFVVMMLDVEFAAVKQGFIRYLPVGLTAAAIVGVLIWRLVSEGAFAPAGEAVASDKSNIEVLGVLLYTEYFYAFELAALVLLVALIAAVALTFRGTRMRKIQDVGRQVAVSKEERLRVVKVEPVKRAPAAAANAEGEKA
- a CDS encoding helix-turn-helix transcriptional regulator, producing MDKWERFRQLQKILEARRHPVPLKTLSELMECDPSTIKRLIKDMREKHDAPVASSKAGYAWRPRPGQVFELPGTWLGQEELLALMVLDQALSGMGSRVMEKEFAALRKKVRELLQKDAVDGEDFIKRLRVVSSRQRQAEFPFFTQIVIALQQRLQLRFQYLTRSRNVQEVRTVSPQRLVLYRDNWYLDAWCHDRKALRTFALDAISACDPLPESCQDIDDKTLDAHYGGSYGIFSGEPTGIAEVRFSSDAARWVRSESWHPEQQMVEQEDGSLLLRIPYSQSTELLRDVLAWGKDAVIVGPPSLRQEAVNILKQTLQAYE
- the nuoH gene encoding NADH-quinone oxidoreductase subunit NuoH, with the translated sequence MWVDYLIEGAWILAKIIAIVLPLILGVAYATYAERKVIGYMQLRIGPNRVGPLGLFQPFADVIKLLTKEIITPTLSNRGLFIAAPIICFAPSLVAWAVVPFEAGVVLADVNAGLLFLLAMTSLGVYGIIIAGWASNSKYAFLGGLRSAAQIVSYEIAMGFTLVGVLMVAGTMNIGDIVAKQAGGVHQWFVWPLLPLAVIYWICGVAETNRAPFDLPEGESEIVAGFHVEYAGSTFAVFFLAEYANMILISFLTALLFFGGWYSPLPESVPLIGASGTHWLFIKAFLFLCGMFWLRATFPRFRYDQVMRLGWKIFIPVTLVWVMLVAALVKLGWVG